A window of Rhipicephalus microplus isolate Deutch F79 chromosome X, USDA_Rmic, whole genome shotgun sequence genomic DNA:
GCCAATCTTCCTTGGATGCAAATCGTAGGCATACAAGCCGGTCCACTCGCACCACTATATGGACATGGAAGTTTAAGGGGACATATTATTGGCAAAATGCAATGAATGTACAGTCTCCACTTCAGGATCAGTGATAAGTTCCATTGGCGAGCAAAGAATGAGCGAAACCATGAACACAAATTGGCGAGCAAAGAATGAGCGAAACCATGAACACAAAATCAGCAATCATGATGTGTATTCTTCCCtattgggctttttttttttcctaagtgTGGTAAATGAAACAGGTAGATAGCAATGATCAATCATAATGAGAAAAGGAGGACATGCACTAGCTGTGACCTAATTATTTTATGCACTACCTGGCGCAAGACGACTGCTTTGAGTGCACCATCAGAAGTATTCAGTGCAGTCACAAAGTGCTGCTTGTGAGCAGAAAGTAATGCAGATGGTGGAAACGCATCAAGGAGCTTCCCCAGCAGCTCACTAAGTTCATCTAAAGTATTCCtgcaagaggaaaaaaaaaaatcaaaacaaatatCATGATGTTGCACTGCACAAACAAAATACACGAGAAAACATGCCGAAATTTTGACATTTGAACAAGGAAGCCAACATCAATACTAGAAAACTCATCTCCAAACAACTTTTTTTAGACTGTGAAAAGTAGGAACATTATGACATTTAGGCATCAAGAAAGAACATAACTAAATGCAATGTAAAGGTTTATGCTAATTTGATTAACTATATCTTAGCGTAAGAATCAATGCTGCCACATTAAAGGCAGTGGCAACTGGCCAGAACATGTAATTAGATTCTGATGGAAATGAAAAGACTGTGAATTATAGATTCAAGCATTGTTTTCATGACATAAATAGGGTTTATATTTTTGAATTGCATTTAAAAGTAACAAAACCCAGTATGTTGTGCAGCCTAGCAGAAGAGTCTTGAAGCTAGATTACAAAGCCAATTACTTTGCAGTACGTAGTCACATAGTGTGATGCTGTCCTGTGTGCTATTATTAGTTCTTGAAATAAGAGTATGCATATTATTACCTATCTCCACTTCATTCTGCATTGCTTGAAAGGTAAAAGGAGCAGCATGGTGATAAATGGCGCTGCCTTCGCAGCTGTTAGCGGATTATGTCAAGTCATGGCGCATGCGCGCAACGTGTAGACATGTGCAGTAAACTACCGTACTCGAACATAAACCGCTCTCGCACTCAATATTAGCAGCAAATGTTGTCAGAATTGTATAGGACTTCCTATTCACCACAGAGAGAAAAATTCTGATTAAACAAATGTTTTGGGGTGTTTTTAATGTCACCATTCTGTCATCAGACACACTTATTGGCAAGCTTACCATTGCGCTATAGAAAATAGGTACCATTAAAATTGGTTGTCGGTATTTTTAAAaagccagtaaacaggctccaactttttttctttcacacccCCAAACAAGCTCACCAATTCGTATATGACATTTTTCAGAAATTACAGCGCTGCCTGCTGCGCAGACCCTCCATAATGAAAAACAATTCCCACACCTTTTCCTTTCTGACCAATACGTGCAGAGACGCAAGCTTGCCCATTGGGCAACTTGATGCAAGGGCAGGTAGCCACTCATTTTTAGGGCAGGGCGGTTGCTTAAAGTAACACCAAAGAGGGGGCGTGGTCATACTAGCAAAAAAACACCTTTAAAGGATAAATACTGCTACTCTGTGCTCACAGTCGTtgcactcatttgtcctaattagTGATAGGAGGTAGACTACGAGCACCGAATTGAAGGAGGGGAGTGCTGACAGGGTGTTCGGGTGGGGTGGGGGGCAATCACACCTACTGCCCCCCCTCTGACTTGACATGCCActgagctcgtcgattggtcaTTTGCCCTACGAAACAGTGCCTTGGCCATGCGGTTTCGGCCACGCAGTTAACATTTTCATTTTTCTGCGCTGCCCTTTGCCATTTTAGCCTCGCACTACTTGTGAAGCATTATTGCCAGAATGAGAGATAAAGAAGCATCTCGCTACTTTCCACTAGGGGAAGGGTGCTTTACCAAGCATAACATAAAAGTAGCATCATTCgtggataataaaaaaaatggggATCAAGCAGTGCAACAATGCAACATAAAGAAAATGATATGTAAGGCATTGTGTAGCACCCCATCTGTAATCACCTCTTGCATCCCATTGTTTCACTCTATGATCCCCTCCAACATATTTCTACACCATGCGCACACTCACAAATAATATAATCAGTAATGTGCAAGAGTACCAAGCTGGTAAATCATTAAACCCTGAAGATTGAAGGTTACTAGAAGCAGGATTGCACCACAAATTGTGGCcagttgaaaaaaagaaagacttggCGATCTTTAGGTGCCCGAATTTTACACACTTGCAGAACAGCACGACATGTACTAATAACGGCAAATCATAGCGTTAAAAAACTTAGCCTTGGCTGGCACAGCTGAAAGCACCAAGAGTTTGTAAAAATGCTGCATGTGTGTCGTGTACGTCCCTGCGTAGAGCGAGCTTGTTGTTTGCCTTGCATCATTTGTCATATTCACATGTTAACTTTGCCTTTTGCGGCAATGATTTTCCTGTGCGTCATTTGGCAGTGTGATTGGCCATTTTTATTTGAAACTCCTTTATGCGACACGAGAAAGGGCAAACATTCCAGACGCTAGGGTTACTATTAAAGCCAAAATAACTGACATTCAAGAACGCCACACAGTCACCAGTACACGTAGTACCTTGCTGTCACACTGCTCCTTAGTACGCCTCACTACCTCGAGTGCATACAAGTAACAATCAGATAAAACGGTTAGAAGAATAAAATTTCTCGGATTTGGGGCTTTCATTGCGATTCCTTGGGACTAGCCGGCACTAAAAATTATTGCTCTGAACATCGCCTAACCGCAAAACAAGTCGACGTTgtcaacaaatttttttttaccagcaCAAATTTAATTTTTTTCGACTCCGCTTATACTAATCTTCGATTCCTTtacttttccttcttttcttataGTCTCATAGCCGTACAAATATTTTTGCGTGTTCACACTCGAGAATACCGGTGTCATGCGGCGCACTGCAGGTCGCAGTCGGGCTTGGTCAGGATCAAATTTCTCAACAGTGATTGGCTCCTCTCTACAGCTTGCGTAAGAGAGCCGTTTGCTATCGTGAAATTCGATCTGTATGACGCACTATCATGATCAAAAGTGGCCGACGGCCGTTTGACACCGGTATAAATAACACCAGAGAAATGGAAACGCATACTTACCCGTCAAACTTGCTAGAAGAGCTGAACAAAGGGCTCAGGTCGAGGTCTTTCGATACATTATAAATATTTTCTGCGCGCGTAGCGCTTAAAATCGCTTTCGCTTCAGCTAAGTTTTCGCAGGAACTTTTTTCTGAAATGTCTTTCAGCAGTGCGGCAAGCACCGCCTTCAGATCAGCCGCCATCTTTACCAATGAcccaaaaaagaaaattaaaatagGCTTGGTTTCGTAAGTAATTGTTATACTCTGctttttatttgttattttacTGCGTTAAAAGTTTTGTCTCcaaaaataaatattattttttttttgaaaatattgCATTTAGACAAGTTAATGTGTGAAACTGTCAAATGACAGGTGGCTAACCACCGTGTGGCTAACGGACGCAAAACCTTATAAAAACGTCAGCGCGACTAACGCTTGCCCAGCGCCTCTGCGAAACCACAAACAGCACTTCCTACTGCTGCTGCTCCTCCTCAGATGTGTTTCTTGTTGTGCCAGTCAATAGGTGTTCTCTGTGCCAGTTTTGTCGCTGTGTGACCAACGCACGGGCCTTGTGCTCTGGCATTCTGAGCAATCACTATACCTTGAATGTCGTCCGCTCGAGCCCTTCGAGCGTTAGCAGTACAAGGGTCCACTAAAATTGTCGTCCTGTGGTGCAGCCTGTGAAGCTCTTCTCTGACAACATTTGCACAGTAGCGCAAAATGACTTCAATGCCTCAGACGCTTCGAATTTTGGAGAACTCCCACGTCAACCGCGCTTTCTCCGAAGAAATTTGCGATTGTGAATCGAGCAGCGCAACCCCGGACGGATGTAGCGAGAAGTCGTACGAACCAGAGTGGGCCGAAAATATTGGCCCAAAAGGCGAATTGTTCTACATTGAACCCCGGTACAAGTCGTCGTTCGGGACAAGATCCATCACTGCCTCTGACAAGAGTTCTGGAAATGACTCTCAAGTTGTGCGCTCTAAGGGCTTCGGCTCTGAAGCTAAAAACAAGTTCCGTAGCTTAGTAGGACGCAAAAAGGTCAAACACCACAGTGGTGACGGGCAGCTGGACGTTTCGCAGTGTCGAAAAGAGCCATCGCTGCGCTCCTTCAACAAAGCAGAATGCATCGAAGTGTTCATTGACGTTGATCCGGGGCGTCACAATTATGGACGGAGGGCGACAATTTGTGAAGCGCTGTTTGGCATAATACCCGGCACTCTGCCTTCGAGGCTTGCCACCGCCGAAATGCTTGAGGAATGCTCCCCTGTAATGGTGCAAGGACTTTTGCCAGATGGTGAGGCCATCAAGACAGGAGCTATAAAAATTGGAGATGTTCTGAGAAGCGTTGATGGCTCGAGTGTTAATGAGAAGAACATTGATACCATTCTGCGGGGCATTTCTAAAGCGCAAAAGGTGAAGCTCCAGTTTGTTCGCCCTGAAGAGAACACACTTGCTGCATGTGACAAGTACACTTACCCGCAGAGCGTCAATGCTCAAAGCTCGCTCATCAAACAGTTGTCTGGAGACAGTGCAACGGTTCAGCAAGTAAAACAGCAACTTCGCCAAATACCCCATGCATTCATCTATCAAGGCTTCTGCAGTGACATGCACCAGCAGAATGAACCGGCACGTCGAACTGAGCGATTTTATCGGTTTCCCGACCACGATCATACCCTTTCGAACCTAAGAGGCATGTTTGTAACACTGAGTTGTGTGCTTGGAGATGTTACTGCGACCAAACCACAGAGCAGTAGCCTCAGTGTGGATGGGCATCTGGTTCATGTAGCCTACTTTCATGAAGAAAATGGTATGGCTGTCCTCTGCCTTCCAGCCGCACATGCAACTCCAGAAGAAGTTGGTAGTTTTCTGATGGAAATCGTGAAGCTTCTCAAGTTAGAATACAGATCATTGACACAAGCTTTTAGGACTGTAGAGGCTCATGGCTGCATTGACTTATTCCTGCTTCACTTCTTTCGGGAAATGCTCTTGGAACCTGGACAGGAGTGTAACAGACACAGGTTCATACGTTCTTTGCCTCATGTTCATTGGTTGCATCTTCCCACGGAAGCTCAGGCTCATGTTGACACTGTGCTAAGCGAGCTTGAGTCGGCAGATGTGTCGGAGGCATTTGATCGTTCGTCCAGGTGCTTTACATTCCTTGGCTCATGTGCTTTCTACAAGGGATTCCTCCTTGGGAACCACTTGCCCAAGGATTACCTCGAAAGTGTATTTCTGTATTGCCGCCATTATCAGCTACTTACTCTCACAAAGGAAGAATCAGTTGGGCAGGTGGTTGTGTGGAAGGAGATTTTCCTTCAAGACGAGTTTGTGACTGTCCGGTactttgtgcttattgtggggcTTAAGCACAGCCTCATACTGTCGCTTCTTGAAGTTGGTGGCTGCGCATCTGTTTCAGAGGAGAATCCTGCGCCTGATGCATTTTATATTGACAGAGTTCAAAACTCCTTGCTTCAGCTTGACTCTCTTGGCGTGCTCTCTGTGGCTGAAAGTTTCCTTTCGAATCATGGCTCTGCACCTGGCTCAACAGTCAGTTCGGCAAGCTCCAGGAGCTGGTGCCAGAGCTCAATGAAAGACAGCCATTCAAGCTTGTCCCTCACAGTTCCCCCGTCACTGTCGCCAAGGCGAGCTAGAAGGAGTAGTGATGTGGAACAGTGTCATCTTTTGCATTGCACGAGCAACCACTTTGACTGTTCTGAGCATGACACTCAGATGAGCAGAAGCTACAGCAGCTGTAGCGACATGAACGGACTGCGTGCCCGACACTGCTCTATCTCCACCAGCTCCGATTGCGACTCCCGCACCAGTGGCAGTGACGTCTATCAAGGACGGGACGAAAAGTTGCATAGAGCTTTCACCAGCAGTTATGACCTGAGCAGCCTTCGTCGCAGCCTCGAAGATGGCAGCAGTCAGTGCCAAAGCCAGGCACAAACTTTGCTGTTAAATACCTGCACTGATGAAAATCTTGTTTTTCACTACCTCAACATAGATGTAGGTGAAGGTGTCTTTGTTGCACCGGTGGAATGGGCACTTAAAAGCAATCTGGGTGCTGAGGTTGTTGACAACTTCTATCGCTGTTGCCTCGAGATCAGAAAGGTATTTAACAGTACAGCAAAAGACACTCGAGCTGCAAGGGAAGATGAGGGAGAGTGTGAGAGTAGGTTCCTTTCAGACAGAAGCCTTTCGTGTGTAAAAGAGCATGGAGTGCTTTTTACCTGCCCTACCTCCAGTGGCAGCAGAAACCGATCCAAGGGCCCCGTTTCATACTGGGTTGTGGGCCGCCTTTTTGCTGACAAGTGTCAACCGAGGGAGGTTTATGTCTGTATGCACGAGGATGTGTCTGCAACTGCATTGGAGATGGCATTCAGGCTCTCCTTCGGCTTGCAGATATAAAAGCTGCGTATTTGTCTCTTGTACCTCACTTACCACAGAGGTGTCAAGTGGAGCATCTGTATTTATAACCACATACTCATCTGGCATTACTTTTGttatgctttatttatttttgtgtgtaGCATTGCCTACAAGTTTGGTATTTTGTATCACAGCTTTGTTTAGAAGTGTATGTTGCCTAGAATGCTGCCTATAATTAGAAGCTGGTATTATTTTTAAGTGCAGAAAACATACAAAATGCAAACAAGAGTATACTGAATTTACTCTCACAACTTCAATTCTGAAAAATGTCAAGAATTTGTTTGAGCATGTACACTAGAGAGAGACATTATGTACTTCCTTTTGGGATTTTAAGTGATTTATGATATATTGGTTGTTAAAGCAAATACTTTCTGAAATTCTTTTAAAAAATTAAGTTTTTCAAACCAGAAAGCCAGTCTCTAAAGCAAGCTGTCAGATTTGACGGACATCAGTAATTTGGCTCTTTTACAATGCCACGGTGAATGCGCCCTCCCCCTAGCGAAGATTCGCAAAACGTCTGTTGATCTTGAAGGCTTCACTTCTGGCCATACCGGTTGTCCCAGCCCCTACCTCAACAGCAGGGAGCAGCACAAAAAAATGGAAAAAGTGGATTGTGAGGAACACACAAATTATACTTTCAATTGACTGAAATTATCTAAAAAAATTTCATTAGCAATATATAGTAATTATTGCTAAGGGCAAGTTTGCGGCCATGGAGATTACAACGCCTTATCAGCTTTTGAACCAAAAAGCTCACTTAGTCACCTAAGTGGGGGGATGCAAAGTGAGCCCTACACACTGACATAATAGGGAGTGGGCACAGGGGGAGccactcggggggggggggggggcccatATATTGACGTAAtagaaaggggagggggggggggcaatgcgaTACACCTTCATCCCTCCTTGAAAGGGAAACCAGCGCACACCTATGCTCACTATAGATCTTGTGTGACGTCACGACAATTTTCCTTGCCCTTCTTATAGACCTTTTAACAGAAAGGAGAATTCCCTCCTTTCTGAGCTGTTGGACGGGAATACAAAAGCTGCCCCACCGcgaaggtctagtggctaaggtactcagctgctgacccgcaggtcgcaggatcgaatcccggctgtggcggctgcattttcgatggaggcgaaaatgctgtaggcccgtgtgctcaaatttgggtgcacattaaagaaccccaggtggtcgaaatttccggagctctccactacggcatctctcataatcttatcgtagttttgggacgttaaaccccacatagcaatcaatcaaGGAATATAAAAGCTGACGTCACagtctcggcagtgcattttttgAAGGTCGTGCATGTTAACAACAGCCCACAGAAGACTGGCAGTGCCCAAAGAGCCTTCGCTGACAAGGCACATAGAGCTGCGTCAGGCTTGCAATGCACTTCGATCGGGGGAATGAGCACTTATATACACTTTAAAAGTGAATTAAACTATATTCTAAACATCTGCTGAGTCTGACCATTTGTGCGGAGTGTCCTtcatacagaggaaacccacaagaGATTTGTTATAGCCTTGAAATTTGATAGCACCACCTCTTTAAATGTTCGTTGAGACAACCGGTATGTCACATACCCCACTTTTGTTAAACACAGTCAAATAAAGCAAACAATTTAAGAAAGGAACTTGTAAGCAGAAGTGGTATATGTTTAGCACCTATACTTGGTCAGCATAATGAAGCTGTGCATGTGTCACATGCATGAATGGGAGCAGTCACTGGGTTGATTTCAGGAACTTGTATATCTGTCTTCTGAAAAGCTCTGCAAAATAACGAACAATGAATAGTGGGTCTTTTTTTTGGTGCACCTGCGAATGTCAATTGTGGTCCAAAGATAGGTGGGTCTTTTTTGGTGCACCTGCGAATGTCAATTGTGGTCCAAAAATAGAGCCCAGAGTTGACAGAACATGAAAAAGAGAAATGTATATCCTTAACTCAGGTGGTTACAAATACATTATGTACATACACTTGGCTGGTTACAACGCGATAAATTTGAGATAGGTTAACAACATTCATTTACTGCTGAAGTACAATCACATACATAAAAGAATGTTGAAGTGTAACGGTTCTTTCTTATTCACCAGTCTGGCATCTAGGCAGGGCTATGTCCTTGGAGACATCTCTCATGGACGGCAGTTGAAAGTTGATGTTGGCTTTAGGAAATGGCAGTATGCAGTTCATGCATACTTACTTTTGTAACTGCATGCtaccactctcgttgtgaaatgTTGTCCTTTTCTACTTGAAGGCACTCGATTTCTATAGACAAAGTTTTTCGGGTCTATGAATGGTAAACCAACATTTATTTCACTTCTGTTGAAACCACT
This region includes:
- the in gene encoding inturned planar cell polarity protein, whose product is MTSMPQTLRILENSHVNRAFSEEICDCESSSATPDGCSEKSYEPEWAENIGPKGELFYIEPRYKSSFGTRSITASDKSSGNDSQVVRSKGFGSEAKNKFRSLVGRKKVKHHSGDGQLDVSQCRKEPSLRSFNKAECIEVFIDVDPGRHNYGRRATICEALFGIIPGTLPSRLATAEMLEECSPVMVQGLLPDGEAIKTGAIKIGDVLRSVDGSSVNEKNIDTILRGISKAQKVKLQFVRPEENTLAACDKYTYPQSVNAQSSLIKQLSGDSATVQQVKQQLRQIPHAFIYQGFCSDMHQQNEPARRTERFYRFPDHDHTLSNLRGMFVTLSCVLGDVTATKPQSSSLSVDGHLVHVAYFHEENGMAVLCLPAAHATPEEVGSFLMEIVKLLKLEYRSLTQAFRTVEAHGCIDLFLLHFFREMLLEPGQECNRHRFIRSLPHVHWLHLPTEAQAHVDTVLSELESADVSEAFDRSSRCFTFLGSCAFYKGFLLGNHLPKDYLESVFLYCRHYQLLTLTKEESVGQVVVWKEIFLQDEFVTVRYFVLIVGLKHSLILSLLEVGGCASVSEENPAPDAFYIDRVQNSLLQLDSLGVLSVAESFLSNHGSAPGSTVSSASSRSWCQSSMKDSHSSLSLTVPPSLSPRRARRSSDVEQCHLLHCTSNHFDCSEHDTQMSRSYSSCSDMNGLRARHCSISTSSDCDSRTSGSDVYQGRDEKLHRAFTSSYDLSSLRRSLEDGSSQCQSQAQTLLLNTCTDENLVFHYLNIDVGEGVFVAPVEWALKSNLGAEVVDNFYRCCLEIRKVFNSTAKDTRAAREDEGECESRFLSDRSLSCVKEHGVLFTCPTSSGSRNRSKGPVSYWVVGRLFADKCQPREVYVCMHEDVSATALEMAFRLSFGLQI